Within the Mixophyes fleayi isolate aMixFle1 chromosome 5, aMixFle1.hap1, whole genome shotgun sequence genome, the region TAGTGGAGCCCCAGGAACtgaacactgatttttttttattttttttttcctggagcTCTGCGCTATATAACCCACAAATCTCATAAACTTCAAATAACTGCGGAAGATGGGAACAGGAGCACCATTAGGAGCTGGAAACTAACATTGCATCTTTTCATTGGTCTGTGTGGTAACTGCCCCCTCCGCAGTTTCATACAACCGCCAACCACCAAATTTCGTCCAGGGCTGTGAAACAAAAAAGGTCAACCTGTGAAAATCAGCGGCATCAGCCTCTGGTTTTTAGTGCAAACAGTGCTGGTCAGGGTGACTTGTTGCACCGTACCAGGTAGGGCAGCTTTAAATAAGTCATGTGACAACAATTTTAGTACAGTCACAAAATCATCTAGTTTTTTTCCTGTTGGTGCAATACAAACTGCATCTCTGTGCCTAGACGGCATTTATCTAGGAACTCCCTgctacacccagattcaaactttTGCCCTTCCCATAGTGGCTGCCATCATAACTAGTATAAACATATACCATATAATTGGTCGTTgttcaaaaataagtgcatgatCCCATAAAATAGCATGCACTGTTTAATTACAAAAATGGATCTGTCTGCGCTGACTAGTATATTAGCTGCCTCTATTTGCTGCAATACAACCTATCTatgtatgtgaaaataaacagaaccatataatataggcaaacaggtatggcgcttatactctataaAATCTCCAAAAACATCAAAGGTAGTCCAGGACTTATATGTAATATTAAAGTCCCAAAGCAGTACTTTTCAAggggagaaaaaagaaagaaaatgtcttTAATGTTCATATATTCTCAACATAATAAGGTCCAAAAAATGGTGTTGTATATCCAGATATTTATTTTCCACCGGTGTTCATGCatataaataagcagaaaaagATTGTGTTATTTCATATTCACTATATACTCTGCCACGATCAAAAACCCAATAACACCCGTGTGGTATTAAAGATACTTAATCATCACCACATGTGACCAATGATTCCCAACTGAATAATACACGTACACAGGAGAATTTCTGTGGTTCCAATAATGGAAGTAGAATACACCTGGAGATCTTCAATTAAATCCACGTTATTCTTTGAGTATTAgctcaaaagaaaaaataatagtgCTCCAAATGGTGTATtatctcaataaaaataaatttaatatgagcacaacataaaaacacataaaagatATGGTCAGAGTTAAATCGCTGATGATCCTGATAaagttggactcttaccccataTGGGATGGTCTTGCGCATGTAGGGAAACCTTTTTGTCCCTCTCCAAAGATCGGGTTGCCGGCTGGTAACCACTTTCAATTTGAAACCATCTTTATCAAGACAAGATATTGCCTTGGTAAAGATTTTTtcaaattgaaacgcgttggcagaGGCTGTGACTAGGAGGACTAAGAGGAAATACGCAGATCACCTAAAAAGGAGAGGAATTGAAACCCGagtgttgggaagtatgcagtGGTAACCAGCCGGCAACCCGATCTTTGGAGAGGGATAAAAAGGTTTCCCTACATGTGCAAGACCATGCGCAAGGGCCCCCtgaatgcccgaggcccctgggctgtagcccagttagacttcgggttaatccggccctgcccttcTCAGGTGGTGGAAGAACCAATTAAAATGGGGGTTCTATTTGATTTGATTCCATCTCCTAAAACATATTGGTTTAACTGATGTACAGGTAAGGGGGTATTTGGAAAATAGGGATCATAACATGGTatcttttgatttgtttttataatacaaaATTATAGAAGGCTGCTATGATTACCATGGATTTTAGAAAGGCCAGATTTGAGCATCTCGGACAGTTATTAAAGCAGATTGTTTACTGACACTGTTCTCTCATTGATATAGGTATTGTTATAAGTATACTGTATACCTTAGTATAGATAGAAATGTTCTTAAAAGTAAAGGGTACAGAGAGGTCATAAGTTGAATAtaagaaatgtaacaaaatatgcATAACAGAAGACAGAAACTAAAAATGCCATTGTTAAACAAAAGTGGTCTAACGTCAAAAGGTTTTTCACATCTAAaatatcaaaaatgtaaaaagctgATTATATTGTGCCACTAAAAGATGAAATAGGAAATTTGATAGCAGGAGATAAACAGAAAGTAGACattttgaatatattattttcaacTGTATACAAAGGAGAAAGGAGAAAATAATTATAGGGAACATATTGTGCTATAATATACCGTGCAAACTATTAGATTTTGTTTGTCAAACTCAATACATCTATGACTACTCAAAGCTAAGATTTAATAAAGCACTGGGCCCATATGGTATACACCCATGTGTGCTGAAGGAGCCTATGTTCGATTATAGATAAACCATTACACTGTAGAGCTTTATTCTATTCTTATGTACTCTGGAAAAGCTTGCAGCTTTGTAGAAACTAAGTAAAGTGGTGCACtaaaaacataattatattttagtGTTTTATATGGATATTCCCACATAATACTCCTTAGCTAATGCCTCGCAACTAATAAATTCTGGTGGACCTATGCCTTGGAGCCCCGCAGTTCAGAACTCGCCCACAACTGTGCTCCAATGGGGACTTCTTCCCACTGGCATTCAGGAGACTGGGTATTCCAAATTTGAGTCTGCTCTAAAAAGCACATATGTTTGAAAGCACAGTTTCCATTTTAAACCGTTCGCTTGTCAAGACTGGAATTAAGCAATTGGTGCACAGGTGGTACAAGGGCATGGGGCACCAAGATTACTGCTAGTTGGAGGGAAGGAGAATGTCAACTAAAATGTATCATAAGTGGAACGATCCTTTTAATATTAACATTAgtcaatgcaaagaaaaaaatattttaaaaagtgttaGTACATATTTAAACAGTATAGTGTTAATGTATCTTGTTGTTATTATTTGtagtaataatagcaataatatcaTGTTTACCTCTCACCAtgaattttctttttctattaatAAGAAGTATTGCCTGTTGCATCAGTTCACTGAATCTTGAAACATAAATATCTAATGACACTTTAGTCTGTCATCTACTATATCctgcatatttttgttttctagaaAAAAGCTCTGACTGGCCAGACACAACCTTTGTTGCGCTATCAAGCCTTCTACCTCCAGTTGGAATTGCAATTGCAGTTATTACCATTTTTTATTGTTACCGCATCCATGGGAAAAAGAAGGCTCACAAGAAGTGGGAAAATAATCCGAAATGCATGAGACACCCAAATATGGAATGCAGCGATGCTTGCGCCATTATGATAGATGATGACCGGTCAGATATAAGCTCAACATGTGCCAACAACTTGAATCACAACACGGAGCTTCTACCCATTGAACTAGACACCCTGGTGGGGAAGGGTCGATTTGCTGAGGTGTACAAGGCCAAACTGAAACAGAACACTTCAGACCAGTTTGAAACTGTATCTGTCAAAATTTTCCCCTATGAAGAATATGCATCCTGGAAAATGGAGAAAGAAATATTTTCTGACATCAATCTAAAACATGAGAATGTTTTGCAGTTCTTGACTGCTGAAGAGAGGAAGACCGATGTTGGTAAACAATACTGGCTAATCACTGCTTTCCATTCTAAAGGCAATTTGCAGGATTACTTAACAAGGCACATCATTAGTTGGGAAGATCTCCTACAGCTTGGTGGCTCTTTGTCTCGTGGTGTTGCCCACTTGCATAGTGATCACACACCGTGCGGAAGACCAAAGACGCCAATTGTTCATCGAGACTTGAAAAGTTCCAATATACTGGTTAAAAATGATCTCACCTGTTGCTTATGTGACTTTGGGTTATCTCTCTGGCTGGACCCAAGTCTTTCAGTGGATGATCTTGCCAACAGTGGACAGGTAGGTTGGAGAGTGGTATGGCAGTTAAGTGAttgcataaatataatatataaggctGTGTTTCTGAAggtcaaaataatttttaaatgaacAAGAAGTTCAATAATGGATGATTTCAACAAAACATGGCACTGTAAATTCTACATAGCCTATAAAAAGCAACACCATTTGCATATGAGCAAAAAACCATCTGCACACTGCACCCTTAAAATCTATCGTACAGATGCATCAGTTATGAccatcaacttcaaatttcaagaTTTGTGTTAGTCAAGGTAAGATGCATCTCAAAGGGACATGTGTTCCCAAACCCTTACTACACTGCACTTGCACGTTAACGCCCCAGATCTGCCTCTCCAGGAGGAAGAGGTCACAAGTGTAAGATAAGTGGATGCAAgctgtgcacatgtgcagtgcaTCAATGCATCTTTCCGTTATGCAAATGCATTTAACATGCATCCCTTAAGGAGAAGCATGTTAAATGCATGCATGAAATTGCCTCACTCTATTcccacatacaaaataaaaagtgtgTTCCTGATTTAGCAGGTGATCAcaagcagtgttccctctaagctgagcaatctggaaatgataaagttaaacctgtatcttactaggaaacatcctgcagattgtaaaTGCAAACCTTtcaggtggagccctcattagtgaccttttaactctttcctttccagattgctcagcttagagcaggggtaggcaacctgcggctctccaggtgttgtgaaactacaagtcccagcatgctttgccaatagataaccagcagataggtggcaaggcatgctgggatttgcagtttcccaacacctggagagccgcaggttgcctacccctggcttAGAGGGTACACTGATcacaagtgctttttttttttttaccactcaACAATGACTTAATTTCTACATCATAATGACCTACATTTTACACATTCTCAGAGGTGGCCGGGGTCTTTCATCAGCCTATAGTTTTCCCCCATgaattaaatttacattttctgcCATCTTTTCCTTCGATTCCACAAACTACCACTAAAGGCATCTGAATTAAGGCATTTACTACCATATTTTCGCAGCTTAGTTAATGACCCTTTCTAAACACTGTACTAGCTATTCTGGTATCAAATGACTTTTTCCCACAACACAAAATCAGTGCTTCATTACTGAAAGAGAGGTATCATCAATAAGATTAATTGTGTACATCTCCATCACAGTCAGTTTTACCTGTTTGGAGAAACTTTCTGTTCCAGAGAGATCCAGAATAGTTTTTACTCCACCACTTTTAATACCCCAAATCACAGGAAGCACCGCAGCAGTGCACACTGTTGGTTAATCTATATGTGCTTGAAACATATTTATATGAGCCCTGTATTGTTGATGTGTGACATTTGAACTATGCTCTACACTGCTCTCCTGTGATTCGCAGTAAGGCTAATTAATATATTAACTAAACTAGTCAATTTACAATGTTGTTCTGATGTAAAAGGGGcaattcaaataaaaatagttaaaagtAAAGGGCTCCATCCAAATGGTATTTTTTACACGTTAAATAACACAATTTAAAACACTGCAGTCTTTAGTTTTAATTACTTGTGATTAATGTAATGAGTTGTCTCTCTATGCAAGTCTTCTCTGTGTTTTACTCTGTCCACTCTAGGTATTTCTCCCATTACGTTCTCCCCCACTCTACGCCATAACTGATGTATAGCCTGCTGCTTGCATCGCGTTTTATATTCTTCAGACTTGGCTGCATGGAGAACTTACATGACCATCTGGTAGAATGGTAGCACCCAAATGGTGTTCCAATAAGATGTTTTGTCTCACTGACAGTTCTACATGCAGCACAGATTTGACAATAGAAAGCTGGTGAGTTTGGCAGGCTATCACCGTAATGGTGTGAGTTCTACATGAATTCCTCCAACATGGTTCTAATCGTGAGGTAAATGTTGGAAGAAAATATGCCCTATATttgacattttcattattatttggtAGAAATACATTCATATTCGTAGACTTATCTTAATTAATCGTTCATAAGCCGTAATGGCTTTAtcaatggttttttttgtttttttttatattcaggtTGGAACTGCCAGATATATGGCCCCAGAGGTCCTAGAATCCAGAATTAATTTGGAAAACATGGAATCATTTAAGCAAACAGATGTGTATTCTATGGCACTTGTTCTGTGGGAAATCACATCCCGCTGTAATGCAGTTGGAGGTAATTAAAGAGCAGATGAGTCTGCAGACTGACTATCTATTATTATggtgcagcaaaatacaatatCACTTTTGTGTAAtgcataatattttattatactttacaGGAAATGTATTAACCGTGTAACTAAGCAATGCAAAAGGAAACCATGGCATAAGCACAGAAGTTTTTTAACAATTGATTTGATAGATAAAAAACATCTATGTAATAAAGCAGGTATAATATTCTTCTCGTGTACAAATGAAATTAGCAAAGATTTCATAttcccacaaaatcatataatatatgcacgagCAATGAAAAAAAGCACGCTCTGCTTCAGAGGTGAcgttgcaatcagccaatcagaagcacctAGCTAGTACTGGCAGCCATTATCACCAGTGTGTACTTGTACCAGCACTCTGTTGTCCATAAGTGCTATGGCtactgacaggcatatctgcGTCTACATGTGGGTCTGCCTCAGTCGCAATTACGCAAACACACCCTTGGTATACTCAGACTGTGACTGGCCCGCCGCTCCCCCGTTCCGCTTTTCCAGTCTAAGGAGGAGCAAGTGTCAGATGTGACCACATTTGCATACAGACATTCGTACATGAGCCCTCATGTACTTTAGCGCTGCAAAACCATCACTTCTGTATTTGCCTGCACATAGCAGTCTGTGAAAGCACTATAATACAATTGCACAGGCACCAATATGCTCTTCGAATGCTGCTATGGCTGTTCCGTAACTTTAGAAACATACAGCTGAAATACACAAGTGCTCTAAGTACACGAGTCACTAGCCTAACCTTAAAATGAGGTAAGTGTAATTCACCTGAAGCATATACTTTTCAGGCTGATACCATTTTTCCTTTTTGGGCAGAGGAACTCTCCCTTTTGCAATATTTTTCAATCATTTTAGACATAAAAAAGAGTCTTTCTAAATTGTATTAACCAGATCATTGGTATGACTAAGTGAACGTTTCCCCTACCATTTGCACTGTATATTTTACCCACTATAATTTCAGAAAAGGTAAACTAAGGTGAAGTCATTAGTAACCATGGCATACATATGCAAATTATTATACTTTGTATCTTACACAGCAGCCCTTATAAAAATCCCTGCAGTGTATTGACAGCATGAGCTGAATCTGTCTCCCTCCTTGGTATTTTCATTAGTCCTCAGCAGTAGAAAAATACAGTATGAATATTTACAGGAACTACATCCCCCTAAGGCTCCGGAGCGTAAATTGTTCTGTCACTAAACATTAGTTACAGGTTACAATAACAAACCAGAGAAAGTAGAAAAGCCTGCACATTTTCTATATATTGCAGTTATATAACCTTGCTCTCTGAAAGGTGTCTTGATGTTAGCCACAAACTGTTTTAATTACACTATATTtcttttacaaataaaatttgTTTGCAGGATATCTATTAAGATACTTTAGAATTTGAAGATCATTTTCCTTTATGATTTGAGATACATCTTCATATATGCCCCGACACTTTTATCATTCGTGTAAAATAAACTTTGTGATTATTATATGTCCTTCCTtggcaaaacataatttaattttaattagacTTAAATTGTATGCATGTGTTTTTACAACAACGTTTTAATACTTTTATCCTATGGAATTAGTCCCTACAACTTCATTAAAACAACGACTGAAACCAAAGAATTACTGTACAAATTGCAAATTAGCCAGATATATAGTCATGTATGTGGCCCCCAACATTTTTGTCATGCTTGAGAATGACCCAATCCAAAATAACCACAGATATAGAACAGGTTATCTAGGGCAACATCTAATTCCATTTAATAATTTCTGATAAAGGTTTTTCTGCTCATGTCAAAATCCAGTGCTGCTCAAATCAGAATGTCAGTTGAAATGGATTAATGTGTTGTGTTTACAAATTGAGCCAAGAAGTCTTGATGAACTTTTGCCGCTTGGCATTTTAAACGATCAAACGCATTTCAGTAAAAGCAGAGTGGGCTGTAAATTGTTTCTGATCAGTAGAATTGCATCCGCAGCAACGGAATGTGTACTTTTTCCTACTTTCATGGTTTTTTACATTAATATAGTGTATGTCTTGAAAAGCTTAAGTTCCAGAGATTTGCCAAGATAAAATAAGTAGATTTTTCCTGTTAGGAATATCTGTACGTTTGATATGCATGGAATCATAACTACAAGATGTGTGCCTGAGGACAACAGGGAGGGGTTTTTTGTTGCAAGAATGTCTAGATCAGCCCACCAAATGCTTCTTTGTGGCTCATGGCTGCAGCTACATGTAGAAGCTAAAAATGGTTGAAATGGCTGCCGTCATCACAGCTTGTGAGATCTTGCATTTGCCATTTCATCCAACGTGTTCCAGcaagtatttatattattataaacttAGGAAACATCTCATCCATTGAACACTGGCAAgtaatcaaattatttttaaatagcaCAAATATTGGGGTACATTATAGGCCTTTATACTTATTTGGTGTTCGTATTACATTTATGTCcacatttctgtttctgttgtGCCCAATAATGCCTCTTGTGTGCCATGAAAGGCTTCCTATGCACCACAGCAATTGTGCCAGTTTCTGTGTTTGTTGTccattaaaaaaattgtatttaaacacTCAGTGACCACTTAATCAGGTAGACCTGTACACCTGctcattaatacaaatatctaATCGGCCAATCATGTGTCAGCACCTCAGGGCCTGACACATGTTCTCAATAATCTCTCAAACTCCAGCAATCTCAATCTAATGGAGCACCTTTGGGGTGTGGTGAAgcaggagatttgcagcatgaatgtacaGCCAAAAGAGTCAATAGTATCATGCAGTTGCTGCCAGATTTGTTATGTCCACATGTACCAAAATTTCTAAGGAATATTTCCAAAACCTTAAGTCCATGCGATAAAGCATTCAGGTTGTTCTGGGGGCAAAGGGAGGGGGAAATCCTACCCAGTATTAGAAAGATGCACCTAATGAATGGCcactaagggtatatttactaagctgcgggtttgaaaaagtggagatgttgcctatagcaaccaatcacaatctagctgtcattttgtagaatgtactaaataaatgaaagctagaatctgattggttgctataggcaacattcccactttttcaaacccgcagcttagtaaatctagccctaagtgtatatCAGCAACATTACTCTGTGCTGCATGAAGAATTTTTGTTAAGTCTTCTACATCAGTCATGTAATATTTCACTCTCATACACATAAAACACAGACCCGAATTTGAATTAACCACACCCACATTTTAGTACAACTTTCTTACCATTTATCTGGCTCATATTGTTTTGAAGCTGGCTTGTCTAAAGGTAAATTGCATGTATAAGAGAACCAGTTTTCAGCCCTTACGCACTTCCCAGTTCAAGTCTGAAGCCCtgatgtaaaaaatgtttttgttaccCCTGCTCTAGAGCAACCTTCTGACCTTCAGCTGTATAGATGAACTAATTTCCCATTAGGCCCAGCTACTGGCTGATTGAAGTTGCTCATACATGTGCTTGGTCTACAATTTAAGTTGATGTTAAATATTGAAGccttcattttatatttcagaAGTAAAAGACTATGAACCTCCCTTTGGTAGCAAAGTGCGGGAACATCCATGTGTTGAAAGCATGAAGGACAATGTTCTGAGAGACAGAGGTAGACCAGAAATTTCCAATAGCTGGTTCAATCACCAGGTAAATACTATGATACACATTTCTCTGATGACATTGTTATTTAGTATGCGGTGATGTTAGTGTGattgtgtattaaaaaaatgttaaccCAGAAACAATTACAGGAGTGTTAATTAATTGTAAGTGCTAATCTTTGCAGTAGTGAGCTATGACCTCTATTTATTGATCCTCTGCCAGGAGAACACTGTTGCAGTTACTCTGCACAACAATCCTGGTTCCCAGCTCAATTGACAGCAGGGAACAAGTAGGATTTGCGGATCCCCTGAGCTGCACAAAGCCATTCACACCTGCATCCCTATACATAGGGCAGTTTCCAAAGGAGTGCAagtattatacaaaaaaaaaaacaataggcgTCGAATTGGATAAAATGCAAGTACAGAAGATCAGCCGGAACTGCACAACAGATCTATAGGTGCAAACTCCTATTCTGATTGTAAATCACGTGGCTGCAAAAGCAAATATTTAACTTCAAAGTAATTCCTAACATTTGGTTCTTCCCTTTAATTATAATTACGAGTGTgaaacatacttaccaaccttgcGTTGGCCGGGTCCGTGAGATctggaggggtgtatgggtggagggggcggggcttcacgatTCACGTcatattggccccgcccccggtgaCGCAATgcatgttttgggtctttttacagtgtaaaaagaccccaaacaagcattacatcactgagggtggggccaaaatgatgtgaattgcgaagccccgccccctccgcccgtacattccggcactaattttatataaatggccagatgcgggagaatcgccagctctcctgggagtccgtgagaccaacccgaatttctggagtctcccggacattccgggagagttggcaagtatggtgtgaaACGAGAGCTGAGGATGGAGTGGCCATCCCCTTTATGGTGATTTTGTTCTATTTTCTCCCAGAACGCTGAACGAATGTcctttattaatgtatttaagtGTCTTATGACCATAAAGGAACATCAGTGCTGCCTTTATCTCAAGTGTCAAagttttaaattaacatttatcaacattttatttatgtgtgCAATTTGCTTGTCCTTTTATAAAATGTGCCTAGATCCAGCCAAAGGTATAGTTTTGAAAGTATTGGTGAAGAAACTGCCACCTCAAAGGTGATGTGAAtgtctgtctgcattacccagtataaAGGCTCTGTGGACTGTAGAAGTTAAATCGGGAAGAACTCCAAATATGTAATATCTTCATTcctttacatttattataatatctaTCCTGAcatagaaaatttgtttttgtgtttgcaCCTGAGTACAGGTCCATTGTTAAGTGGAAAAACAGACTTAATAGTGGGGAAAAAGGTGCATTGCTTACAAAGCAGTGACCTTAGGCTCTTCAAGCTCTTATTTTTCCACATTCGTAAATGTCTGCAACGAAGAATAAGATCatacaaataaagtaaaatatatgttGACTTTTAAAATAGAGCTTTTTGCCTTGTGCAGCACATAATAAAATTGTCTCAATGACCAATTGGTTAACCTTGGTCGCACAGTGTTTTAGTATTTTGAGTATATTTATTGTTGCCTATTTTAGCATTACTAAACTATACATTACCCGCCCCGTACATATGATGTTTTAGGTGCagttattgtatctgtaagtttgATCTGTGTGGGACACTTCATAGACATTTGCCATCGTGATCTGATAGGCAATTGGAAGAGACAAGGAAAAGTGGTCAACTTATCAGTAATATAATGGTTTAAGAAGTTAAACAATACAGTGGAATAGTCATAACAA harbors:
- the TGFBR2 gene encoding TGF-beta receptor type-2, yielding MDAVGFVWLLPLLWTLTAPHTYATVQILGEDNYWKISTNGELRMRQICKFCDNQTSTCNLLKRNCGTVCTRSSMCEFSDEVCVAIWRNNGTHLTEETLCHDPKVPLYGHMLEGYTSSDCIMKEKKVAGETMYMCSCTGDECNDVFKFKEDGLQKEILVSKLTMDEDNTSKGERKTWHGKVKFSLLCRFCDNKTSTCNLLERNCEADCDIFAICESSDEVCVAIWRNNDTDMVEETLCHDPKVPLYGYMLEDYTSSECIMKEKKLAGEIMYMCSCGAEECNNLFKLEEEKSSDWPDTTFVALSSLLPPVGIAIAVITIFYCYRIHGKKKAHKKWENNPKCMRHPNMECSDACAIMIDDDRSDISSTCANNLNHNTELLPIELDTLVGKGRFAEVYKAKLKQNTSDQFETVSVKIFPYEEYASWKMEKEIFSDINLKHENVLQFLTAEERKTDVGKQYWLITAFHSKGNLQDYLTRHIISWEDLLQLGGSLSRGVAHLHSDHTPCGRPKTPIVHRDLKSSNILVKNDLTCCLCDFGLSLWLDPSLSVDDLANSGQVGTARYMAPEVLESRINLENMESFKQTDVYSMALVLWEITSRCNAVGEVKDYEPPFGSKVREHPCVESMKDNVLRDRGRPEISNSWFNHQGIQLVCETITECWDHDPEARLTAQCVAERFYEMENLDRISERSCSEEKIPEDCTENPNK